A DNA window from Agarivorans sp. TSD2052 contains the following coding sequences:
- a CDS encoding methyl-accepting chemotaxis protein codes for MSSIFSPAVYLSDRISFKYKFILWTCLFLIPIAYGFSSIIITMNSDLEFAEQELAGYKVVSQLPSLSKSIVQHQHLNTLRTMGAEFDKAELSALQQGLDGSLSQLSSVLPSNLLPALEQVSQRWKTVRDSSSSLGQLLIEHEALLREIRGLTHSVAANSGLTRDPIVTSYYLIDITVDRLPALQSNIARIRDKGGDIADFGILDAEGNADLRFRTDNASEVLNDMRKALSQLSTYDQQFEQKLGSDAALTIQSIEQIVSLIRDEILKDQQVKTNTQTVFATANQSLQQIEQFTEAALNYFGEELTQRTQNAENKRIIMLLALVFVLLVCSYFMIGAYLSVRRTVKQIRFVAARVNQGDLSQDLMVYGSDELADIAQDYKTTLNALRNLLQQVTSSSEEMLTATQQIGDKSQEVREAINQQQQETQQIATAVAEMNATVNSMADDANKAADSTLASQQAVVNGQQIVGNTISTIGLINQEVLTTSDSLSQLQEQTGAIGGVIDVIKNIAEQTNLLALNAAIEAARAGEQGRGFAVVADEVRTLASRTQTSTAEIQRMIENLQSGSLSSVNAMANASTRAQSGVEQAEEARDSFSHITQGVDEVVELNTNIASAIEQQSKVMDEVEHNIVQISDGANAALFIADEASKAGESIRFEVDKLNQLIERYQL; via the coding sequence ATGAGCAGCATTTTTTCCCCCGCGGTCTACCTCAGTGACCGGATTAGCTTTAAATATAAATTTATATTGTGGACCTGTTTATTTCTAATTCCGATTGCCTATGGCTTTAGTTCCATCATCATCACAATGAATAGCGACCTTGAGTTCGCCGAACAAGAATTGGCTGGCTACAAAGTTGTTAGTCAACTTCCCAGCTTGTCAAAATCAATCGTGCAACATCAGCATTTAAACACCCTGCGCACCATGGGTGCTGAATTTGATAAAGCCGAATTATCAGCACTGCAACAAGGCCTTGATGGCAGCCTAAGCCAGTTATCTTCGGTGCTACCTAGCAATCTCCTCCCCGCACTTGAGCAAGTTAGCCAACGCTGGAAAACCGTCCGTGATAGCAGCAGTTCGCTTGGCCAATTACTAATAGAACATGAGGCTCTATTAAGAGAAATAAGAGGTCTTACCCACAGTGTTGCGGCAAATAGCGGGTTAACTCGAGACCCTATCGTTACCAGTTACTATCTTATCGACATCACGGTCGACCGCTTACCAGCTTTACAAAGTAACATTGCAAGGATCCGAGATAAGGGGGGCGATATAGCTGACTTTGGAATTTTAGATGCTGAAGGTAACGCCGACCTGCGTTTTCGTACTGATAACGCTAGCGAAGTACTCAATGATATGCGCAAAGCACTAAGCCAACTGAGCACTTACGATCAACAATTTGAGCAAAAGTTAGGCAGTGACGCAGCACTCACCATACAAAGTATTGAACAAATTGTTAGCCTAATTAGAGATGAGATTCTTAAGGACCAACAGGTAAAAACCAATACCCAAACGGTATTTGCAACCGCCAACCAAAGCCTGCAGCAAATCGAACAATTTACTGAAGCTGCACTAAACTACTTTGGTGAAGAGCTTACCCAGCGTACTCAGAATGCTGAAAATAAACGTATCATTATGCTTCTCGCCCTCGTTTTTGTCTTGTTGGTGTGTAGTTACTTTATGATTGGCGCATATTTGTCGGTAAGGCGCACCGTTAAACAAATCCGCTTTGTAGCGGCACGGGTAAATCAAGGCGATCTGAGTCAAGATTTAATGGTTTACGGCTCAGATGAATTGGCAGACATTGCCCAAGACTATAAGACAACCTTAAACGCTCTGCGTAACTTGCTTCAGCAAGTTACCAGTAGCTCTGAAGAAATGTTAACCGCCACGCAACAGATCGGAGATAAGTCTCAGGAAGTGCGCGAAGCGATAAACCAGCAACAGCAAGAAACCCAACAAATCGCCACCGCAGTTGCTGAAATGAACGCCACCGTAAACAGCATGGCCGATGATGCTAATAAAGCCGCAGACTCTACCTTGGCGTCACAACAAGCCGTGGTCAACGGCCAACAAATTGTTGGCAATACCATATCTACAATTGGCCTAATCAACCAAGAAGTTCTGACCACTTCTGACTCACTCAGCCAGCTTCAAGAGCAAACCGGTGCCATTGGAGGTGTGATAGATGTGATCAAAAACATTGCCGAGCAAACCAACTTACTGGCGCTAAATGCGGCTATCGAAGCCGCCCGCGCGGGTGAGCAAGGCCGTGGCTTTGCCGTTGTTGCCGATGAAGTGCGTACCCTCGCTAGCCGCACTCAAACGTCTACTGCTGAAATACAACGTATGATTGAAAATTTGCAATCAGGTTCTTTGAGTTCGGTTAATGCCATGGCCAATGCCAGCACTCGAGCACAAAGTGGTGTTGAACAAGCGGAAGAAGCCAGAGATTCATTTAGCCACATTACTCAGGGCGTAGACGAAGTCGTTGAACTAAATACCAACATTGCCAGTGCGATTGAGCAACAAAGTAAAGTGATGGATGAAGTTGAACATAACATCGTGCAAATATCTGATGGTGCCAACGCGGCGCTGTTTATCGCCGACGAAGCCAGTAAAGCCGGTGAGAGCATTCGTTTTGAAGTAGACAAACTTAACCAGCTGATTGAACGCTACCAGCTATAG